TCTTTCGCTTTCTTTTCTTGTTCCAATTGATATAATTTAGCCTTCAGCATTGCGAGGGCTTTGTCTTTATTTTGGAATTGTGAACGTTGGGCTTGAGAAGAGGTCACCAAACCAGTTGGAATGTGCGTCAAACGGACCGCTGAACTGGTTTTATTAATATGTTGTCCACCAGCACCAGATGAGCGGAACACATCCATTTTGATGTCATCCCAGCTAATATCAACTTCGATGTTGTCATCAAGTTCAGGCATCACATCCACTGAAACGAATGACGTGTGGCGGCGACCCGCTGAATCAAATGGTGAAATCCGCACGAAGCGGTGCACACCTTTTTCAGACCGCAAATAGCCATACGCATTATGCCCTTGAATTGACAAAGTAGCTGATGATAAACCAGCCACGTCATCGGGTTGATAATCCATAACTTCTACCTTGAAGTTATGTTGTTCAGCCCAACGCGTGTACATCCGGTACAAATTTTGTCCCCAGTCGGCTGACTCAGTTCCACCAGAACCCGGGTGAATTTCCAAAATCGCATTATTAGCATCATATGGTTCATTCAGCAATTGCGCCAAACTATATGCTTCCATCTTTTTAGCTAAGTCATCAATTTCAGCGTAAAGTTCTTCTTCTAAATCAGCATCCGGCATTTCATCGAGTAATTCAATTGTAGCTTCGATATTGTCGGTACCGTCTTGTAAAGTCATGAACGTATCACGGCGATTCCGTAATTCGTTCGTCGCATCAATCACGACTTGCGCAGCTTGATTATCATCCCAAAAACCTGGTTGTGCCATTTCATATTCATTTTCGGCAATTTGCCCATCCAAAGCATCTAAGTCCAGCGAACCTTTGAACTTAACGATTTGATCTTTCATTTCTGAAAGTTGGCGTTTAGCATCACTTAATTCCATTTTTTATATTCCTTTTTGTTTCATTCAAATTCTACTTATTACAGTATATCACGTTGCATAAAACCACACTAATTTGCTTTTTAATTATTCGCCCACAAAAAACGGCTAAAATTTTTCTATAGCGGAATTTGGATATGCGTCTCGGATTGATTTCCACTACGAGGCTGGAACCAGTCTGGACACCGTGATGGAAGACAAGCATTTGAAGCTTGGTTCGCTAACGCGGTAACCATCTTCACAAATCCATAATCAGTAACGAAACCCGTTACTGATTATGCCATCACGGTGCGAGCTAAAGTCCAGACTGTTTCCAGCCTCTTCGTTAGTTTGAGCAGGCAGTCTGACTAGTAATATTCCCGCAATCCTTGTCGCTGCAAGTTTAGCGGTAATCAATAATTCCACGCTCACCTAGCGGAAGTGACACCACGTGTCGGGTTTGTCGCTGAGGGTAGAGCCGACCGGGCCTTATTTGTCCAGCGTAGCTACAAATGTGAGCAGTTTTTTGGCTTTAGCCATTAGACTGCCAGCTATCCCGAATTGCCCAAGACAGACATCCAAGCCTGCAAGGCTAATCTAATCGGGTTTTGATTAGATTCAGTTGTTTGTTGCAAACAAACTGCTGGAATGTTTTGCGTTGCCGTACCTCAGGCATAAGCAAGCGGCTTGGGCATGCGCTTCCAGTGTAGTGCGCCAAGTAATTTACTGGCACGTAGTGGGCAATATTATTCAATCTCACGTCAAACGAAAAAGCGCCCCAACTATCGAAGTAGTTGAGACGCAATTTAATGTTATGCATTTAAGTTTTGACGGATTTCTGCCTTCATGAACAAACGGGTAACATCATATTCGATGTCCGCAACCATTTCTTCAAACATGCGGTAACCTTCAGTTTGGTATTCAACCAATGGGTTCAATTGACCGTAACCACGCAGGCCAATCCCTTGACGCAATTGATCCATTGCGTCGATGTGGTCAGTCCAGTGGTTATCAACAACTCGGAGAATAACAACTTTTTCAAATTCTAACATTTGATCGGCATCATAGAGTTGCTTAACCTTTTCGTCATAAACGTCCATACCCTTTTGGTACAAGAAGTCGATGATTTCTTCCTTAGTCTTACCAGTCAAGTCAGACACTGCTAATTCGTCTTCCTTAACCAAGACCGCCGTAGCAAAATCAACGATTGGTTCAAGTTCCCATTCTTCTTGCTTACCAAGTGTGTGGGCTTCAACAACACGTTGGATTGTGCGCTTCACCATTGGCTTAAGCACGTTTTCCAATGACTTGTCTTCGTCGATGATTTGGTTACGTTCAGCGTACATAACTTCACGTTGTTCACGCATAACATCATCGTATTGCAAGACGTTCTTACGTGAATCGTAGTTGTTACCTTCAACTCGTTTTTGCGCTGATTCAACTGAACGTGTAATCAATTTGTTCTTGATAACGGCATCTTCATCTGCAACGTTCATCCGTTGCATCATGTTCTTAATCCGTTCTGCACCAAAGCGCAACATCAAGTCATCTTCAAGTGAAAGGAAGAATTGTGAGTATCCCTTATCACCTTGACGACCTGAACGACCACGTAATTGGTTATCAATCCGACGTGATTCGTGACGTTCAGTCCCAATCACAGCCAAACCACCGATTTCAGCCACGCCAGGTCCAAGCTTGATATCCGTTCCACGACCAGCCATATTAGTGGCAATCGTAACGGCACCGTTTTGACCGGCATTCGCAATGATTTCAGCTTCACGTGCGTGGTTCTTGGCATTCAAGACGTTGTGAGGAATACCTTCGTTATCAAGCAAGTGTGACAAGTATTCAGAAGTTTCAACCGCAACAGTCCCAATCAAGATTGGTTGGCCTTTGCCGTGAAGTTCCTTAACTAAATCAATCACTGCGTCAAACTTAGACTTAAGTGATGGGTAAAGCAAATCAGCTTCATCAAGACGCGCAACGGGCATGTTAGTTGGAATTGAAATAATTTCCATGTTGTAAATTTCACGGAATTCTTCTTTTTCAGTTTGGGCAGTCCCAGTCATCCCTGAGAGCTTTTTGTACATCCGGAAGAAGTTTTGGTAAGTGATGTTAGCCATCGTCTTGTTTTCTTCTTGGATTTCAACGTGTTCCTTAGCTTCAATGGCTTGGTGTAAACCATCTGAGAAACGACGACCATCCATGATTCGACCGGTAAAGCTATCAACAATCATAACTTCATCATCAGAAACCACGTAATCCTTATCCTTAAGCATAATGTAGTTGGCACGCAAACTTTGATCCAAGTGGTGAGTCAAAGCCGTGTTTTCAGCATCATACAAGTTTGCTAAGTTGAAGAATTCTTCAGCCTTGTGGATACCAGCATTCGTCAATGAAATTGTCTTTGATTCGAGATCAACTTTGTAGTCAGTCTTTTCTGTCAAAGTCTTAACAAAACGGTCAGCACGTTCGTACAAGGCAGTTGTACCAGATGAAGGACCAGAGATAATCAATGGTGTCCGCGCTTCATCAATCAAAATTGAATCCACTTCATCGACAATAGCAAAGTTCAATGGGCGTTGTGAACGTTCGTCAGCTTCCGTCACCATGTTATCACGCAAGTAATCAAAACCAAGTTCTGAGTTAGTTGAGTAAGTAATATCGGCGTTGTAGGCATCACGCTTTTCATCAGGTGTCATGTCAGATGCATTAATACCAACAGACAAGCCTAACCAGTTATAAACTTCACCCATTTCAGCGGCATCACGCGCAGAAAGGTATTCATTAACCGTAACAACGTGGACACCCTTGCCAGCAAGTGCGTTCAAATAAACTGCCATTGTGGCCGTCAAAGTTTTACCTTCACCAGTCCGCATTTCGGCAATGTTACCTTCGTGCAAGACAGTTGAGCCCATGATTTGGACCTTAAATGGGTACAAGCCCAAGACACGTTTGTCAGCTTCACGAATTGTTGCAAATGCTTCTGGCAACAAGTCATTCAAAGTTTCGCCGTTTTGGTAACGTTGTTTGTATTCTTCAGTTTTTGCTTTTAATTCTTCATCGCTGTAAGCAGCCATTGCATCAGCATGTGATTCAACCTTAGCTGCGATTTTTTCAAGTCGTTTTAATTCACGAGAATCGCTTTCGATCCAAGTCCGTAAAAAGTTAGCCATATGTTTATATTCCTTCTTTTCTAATCAGGTCTTATTTTATTTATTTAATATATTTCATTAGAAAATAATCCACTCTATATACTACCAGAAAGAAGCGGTATATTAAAGGATTTTCACAATTAAGTCAAGAATTTAGCCTCAATATAATCAAGCTATTAGAGGACTGCCTTAGCACTCCAAACCTTTCGCTTGAAAATTCGCTCAGTTACTAACTTAATGTCGACTTGACCGTGTTCTTCAGGCCAATCACGGTCATCATTAAAACCAACACTTTTCGGCAATTTTGGGCCATTTTTGGCACCTTTAGAAAAGTATTCGGCATGACCATCGTGATTGTAGAGATACCCTTCAGACAACTCGCCGACCCAATTTCCTTCAAAATCATACATAATGCCTTTGAAGATGATGCCATGGAAAGTGCCATCGTAGCCGTATAATTCTTTGTCATGGTTCAGATACAACTTAGGCTCACCGGTTCTATCATAAAAGACTAAATCACTCATATATCAGCCTCCTTCGCTTTTTTCGAATATACTTTATGTAATATTATAACCCAATAAATCTCTTGTCACTGCAAAAAATCCACTCACCGAAGTAAGTGGATTTTTTATTATTGGTTTTCAGAGGAATTAAGCTTCTGAAGCTTCAATCAAGCCGTAGCGACCATCTTCACGACGGTACACGATGTTAACACCTTGGTCTTCATCTTCGTATACGAAGAAGTCATGACCCAAGAGATCCATTTGAAGAATTGCTTCTTCTGAATCCATTGGCTTCAATGAAACGTGCTTTGTACGTACTACTTCGATTACGTCTTCTTCATCTGGCATCATTTCTGGAACGATGTCACCTGAGAAGTCGAGACCCTTAAAGCCCTTTTCACGAGACTTACGGTTAACCTTAGTCTTGTGCTTACGGATTTGACGTTCTAACTTATCAGTTACAAAGTCAATCGCTGCGTACAAGTCTGGTTGAGTTTCTTCCGCACGTAAAGTGAGGTATGACATTGGAATTGTCACTTCGACCTTTGAAGTCTTTTCTGGGTAAACTTTAACATTTACGTGAGCAGTTGCTTCGGTGTTTTCACCAATGTAACGGTTCAACTTTTCCAGACGTTTTTCCACGTAATCACGGATTGCGTCGGTTACTTCGACATTTTCTCCACGAGTAATAATTTTAAGCATAATATTGCTCCCTTCCGCTCGGAAATCACTTTCCGGTATATCGGTTATTTGTTCATTAACTTTACCGTTACTGAACTTCCTTATACATTATTATATACTATCCACGAAGGATTGAAAGCGTATTCACACATTCTTCATATAATCACCGAGCCAAAGTCATAGACGAAACAGTATGTTCTGTATATGAACTAATTAAGTTGAAAGCGTGATGAAGTGTGCGCCCAGTTGTGTAAACATCGTCAATTAATACTACATTTTTATTCATAATTTTAGGAATGAGGTTTGCTCGCACCTTAAATGGTTGTTCACTATTCATTCGTTCCGCACGATTTTTGTGCGATTGCGGTACAATCCGTGTATCCGGAATTAACTCAAGCAAGTCAACTACCTGAGATTGTTGTTTGATTAGCGCCGTCACTTGGTTGAACCCTCGATGTTGATTACTCATTGGAATTGGAACAAAAACAGCGCGTTTGTTTTGCCGTAAATGTTGCGAAAAGCAATCGCGCATCGCCAATCTTAATTGGTAATCACCTTGAAATTTATAAACTTCCATAAAACGTTGCATCGTTTCATTATATTTAAATAGTGGTCGATTAGTCAGCACCGCTTCACCCGTTTGGGCCTCCCATCGAACACAGTCGGCGCACGCACTCGTGTCAGCTTGCTCCCGCCCACAATAACAACACACATTAACTCCCGTAATCCGTTCAAAGCTATTCCAACATGCACTGCATATCTGCGCCGAGGTAATTGGTTTAAATACCAAAATATCTTTAATTAATAGTTCACCGCTAATCGAAGCGCCACATAACTTACAATTCATCACTAGCCTCCCCAATCACTTCACTGCGTTTTTGCTGGGCAATCAACTGTAATTGTTGCCCGCGGTGATTCATTTTGATGATCTGTTGGCGCGCTGACCATACCCGCCAGCTCTTACTACTTACCAGTGCCATTACCAAACCAGTTGGTCGGCTTGGCTTTCGTCCCGCCCGCCCCGCAATTTGGACTAAGGCATTGGGTGAAAAAGTTTGGTCATCTGCCCCGAGAATCAGCACATCAATATCTGGGAATGTCACCCCACGCTCCAAAATGGTAGTGGTTAGCAAACCTTGGACATTGTGGTCGCGCATTGTTTGTACCTTAGTGAGCCGAGCTTCATCTTTTGCATGCACCGTTAAGATTTCTAATACTGGGCAATACTTTTGAATTAATGCTGCAATTGGCAACAAGTCTGCCACAGTCGGCACAAATAACAAAAATCGTTGCCCCGTCTTTTGATATGTTTGTAGTTGACGCACTAATCGCCTAGGTAATTGGTTACGCTTAACCTGATTGCGCCAGTTACCTACCGTTTTTTCAACAATCATTGGTAATAAATGCCCGTGAAAGCGGAGGGGTAAATAACTTGTCGTTAATTTTTTTGCGCGTGTTCTATGATCAGGGGTGGCACTTAAATACAATGTGCGACCACTTTCTTTAACCGCTGCTCTGGCTGCAACGTGGAGCATTGGTTCGCCAATGAAGGGAAATGAGTCAACCTCATCAATAATTAGTAAATCAAACGCATCCCGAAATCGCAGCAATTGGTGCGTTGTCCCCAAAACTAGCTGAGTGTACGCATACGGTTCGGTCTGCCGACCATGCAAGACTGTCATCGAAGTCGTGGCAAAGGCCGCTTGTAGCCGTGGAGCTAGCTCAATCACCACATCAACCCGCGGGGCGACCACCGCAACCCGTTTACGCTGCTGTAAAGCTTGTTCAATAATAGGAAATAACATTTCGGTTTTACCGGCACCAGTCACCGCCCACACCAAGTGATTACCTTGGTGCCCCATTACTTCGGTAACCACGCGCTGTTGTTGCTCGGTTAATTGACCTTCCCATGTTAATGGTTGTGGGTTTACAAATTGATTTGGTTCTGTAATTGTCCAAAATTCTTCATTATCACTGATTCGACCTAAGCCAATACATGCGCCGCAATACTTTGCGCCGTTGGGTATTCGCCAGTCACGCACGTGCTTTGTATTACAACGACGACAGCGAGAGCCAATAAATGTTGTTAACCGTGTGACAACCAGCGCAAATTTTTCATACTCGGCTTTACTTATTTGATTAGTTGGTACTAGCCGTCCGTAGAAATCCTGAATTTCCATTTGCCACCTGCCTTTTACCTTGCGTATCTAAAAAAGTCTCGTTATGATTAATATACGTAAAAAAAGTCAGATTCATCGTTAATCGAGGGAAAAATTTTATGCCAACTTACTTATCAATCAGCCATGATTTCCAACACGAAATTGTCATCAAAAAATCCCGGTTCATTACTAACTTAAAGCGGGTTCATTCCGAAGATGAAGCCGTCGCATTTATCAACGCCATCAAAAAAGAACACTACAAAGCCAACCATAATACATCTGCTTTTGTACTAGGTGACCGTGATGAAATCCAGCGCGCAAGTGATGATGGCGAACCATCTGGGACAGCCGGAGTACCAATCCTTGAAGTCCTCAAACGCAACGAAGTCCACGATGTTGTCGCCGTTGTCACCCGTTATTTTGGCGGTATCAAGCTTGGCGCCGGTGGCTTAATTCGCGCTTATGCTGGTTCAGCCGCAGAAGCGCTTGCTGAAGTTGGTTTAATTCAACGTGTCGTGATGACGACAATGGATCTCACCTTAGAGTATCCGCAATTTGATACTTTAAACCACTGGCTCAGCCAAAATAATTACCAAACACCTGTCGTAAATTACACCGATAAAGTAAATTTAACGCTCCCAATTGAAACCGCCGATATCGCTCACTTTACAAACAGCATTACTGAATTGCTCAATGGGCGCGTCGTGATTAGTGTTGGTGACGAAAGTTTCCAAGAAATCCCTTACGAACCCAACCAAGAAGATGCATAATTTTGTGTTATCAGAACCAATATCCAGCTAACGTTGTGATATGCTTACACTAATTAATAACAAAGGACGGAAAATAATCCATGGACAACCAACCACAAGACAAATATGGCTATGATGAAGCCATTCAAAACACAATTGCTGAACAACAAGAAAACAACACGCACGGCGCTTTGATGATTTTAAACACTTTAATCGATAAGTACGAAGCTAATCCTTACGTTGATGATGATAAAGCTGAATACCGCTACTTCGATAACCCCTTAGAAGCTGTGCTCTACCAAGTAATGGCAGAACCAACTAAGGAAGTTGAACAAATGGATCGCAACTTTGGTTACATGTATGCTTTACGCGGCATGTTGTTGTTTAATGACGATAAGCAAAAAGCGATTGAATCACTTGAACTAGCCCATTCGTTGACACCGAGCGAACCAAAAATTTTCTTTGAAATTGCCGAAGATTACCGCGTGCTTGAAAACTGGGATGAATTCCTTGCTTACACCCGTAAAGCTTGGGAAATCAGCTACT
This is a stretch of genomic DNA from Periweissella cryptocerci. It encodes these proteins:
- the prfB gene encoding peptide chain release factor 2, producing MELSDAKRQLSEMKDQIVKFKGSLDLDALDGQIAENEYEMAQPGFWDDNQAAQVVIDATNELRNRRDTFMTLQDGTDNIEATIELLDEMPDADLEEELYAEIDDLAKKMEAYSLAQLLNEPYDANNAILEIHPGSGGTESADWGQNLYRMYTRWAEQHNFKVEVMDYQPDDVAGLSSATLSIQGHNAYGYLRSEKGVHRFVRISPFDSAGRRHTSFVSVDVMPELDDNIEVDISWDDIKMDVFRSSGAGGQHINKTSSAVRLTHIPTGLVTSSQAQRSQFQNKDKALAMLKAKLYQLEQEKKAKERAEIAGEQMENGWGSQIRSYVFHPYSMVKDHRTNYESSNPQQVMDGNLDPFINAYLQWKLSLQNPE
- the secA gene encoding preprotein translocase subunit SecA produces the protein MANFLRTWIESDSRELKRLEKIAAKVESHADAMAAYSDEELKAKTEEYKQRYQNGETLNDLLPEAFATIREADKRVLGLYPFKVQIMGSTVLHEGNIAEMRTGEGKTLTATMAVYLNALAGKGVHVVTVNEYLSARDAAEMGEVYNWLGLSVGINASDMTPDEKRDAYNADITYSTNSELGFDYLRDNMVTEADERSQRPLNFAIVDEVDSILIDEARTPLIISGPSSGTTALYERADRFVKTLTEKTDYKVDLESKTISLTNAGIHKAEEFFNLANLYDAENTALTHHLDQSLRANYIMLKDKDYVVSDDEVMIVDSFTGRIMDGRRFSDGLHQAIEAKEHVEIQEENKTMANITYQNFFRMYKKLSGMTGTAQTEKEEFREIYNMEIISIPTNMPVARLDEADLLYPSLKSKFDAVIDLVKELHGKGQPILIGTVAVETSEYLSHLLDNEGIPHNVLNAKNHAREAEIIANAGQNGAVTIATNMAGRGTDIKLGPGVAEIGGLAVIGTERHESRRIDNQLRGRSGRQGDKGYSQFFLSLEDDLMLRFGAERIKNMMQRMNVADEDAVIKNKLITRSVESAQKRVEGNNYDSRKNVLQYDDVMREQREVMYAERNQIIDEDKSLENVLKPMVKRTIQRVVEAHTLGKQEEWELEPIVDFATAVLVKEDELAVSDLTGKTKEEIIDFLYQKGMDVYDEKVKQLYDADQMLEFEKVVILRVVDNHWTDHIDAMDQLRQGIGLRGYGQLNPLVEYQTEGYRMFEEMVADIEYDVTRLFMKAEIRQNLNA
- a CDS encoding 4-fold beta flower protein, whose product is MSDLVFYDRTGEPKLYLNHDKELYGYDGTFHGIIFKGIMYDFEGNWVGELSEGYLYNHDGHAEYFSKGAKNGPKLPKSVGFNDDRDWPEEHGQVDIKLVTERIFKRKVWSAKAVL
- the hpf gene encoding ribosome hibernation-promoting factor, HPF/YfiA family, which produces MLKIITRGENVEVTDAIRDYVEKRLEKLNRYIGENTEATAHVNVKVYPEKTSKVEVTIPMSYLTLRAEETQPDLYAAIDFVTDKLERQIRKHKTKVNRKSREKGFKGLDFSGDIVPEMMPDEEDVIEVVRTKHVSLKPMDSEEAILQMDLLGHDFFVYEDEDQGVNIVYRREDGRYGLIEASEA
- a CDS encoding ComF family protein; this translates as MNCKLCGASISGELLIKDILVFKPITSAQICSACWNSFERITGVNVCCYCGREQADTSACADCVRWEAQTGEAVLTNRPLFKYNETMQRFMEVYKFQGDYQLRLAMRDCFSQHLRQNKRAVFVPIPMSNQHRGFNQVTALIKQQSQVVDLLELIPDTRIVPQSHKNRAERMNSEQPFKVRANLIPKIMNKNVVLIDDVYTTGRTLHHAFNLISSYTEHTVSSMTLAR
- a CDS encoding DEAD/DEAH box helicase, whose product is MEIQDFYGRLVPTNQISKAEYEKFALVVTRLTTFIGSRCRRCNTKHVRDWRIPNGAKYCGACIGLGRISDNEEFWTITEPNQFVNPQPLTWEGQLTEQQQRVVTEVMGHQGNHLVWAVTGAGKTEMLFPIIEQALQQRKRVAVVAPRVDVVIELAPRLQAAFATTSMTVLHGRQTEPYAYTQLVLGTTHQLLRFRDAFDLLIIDEVDSFPFIGEPMLHVAARAAVKESGRTLYLSATPDHRTRAKKLTTSYLPLRFHGHLLPMIVEKTVGNWRNQVKRNQLPRRLVRQLQTYQKTGQRFLLFVPTVADLLPIAALIQKYCPVLEILTVHAKDEARLTKVQTMRDHNVQGLLTTTILERGVTFPDIDVLILGADDQTFSPNALVQIAGRAGRKPSRPTGLVMALVSSKSWRVWSARQQIIKMNHRGQQLQLIAQQKRSEVIGEASDEL
- a CDS encoding YigZ family protein, encoding MPTYLSISHDFQHEIVIKKSRFITNLKRVHSEDEAVAFINAIKKEHYKANHNTSAFVLGDRDEIQRASDDGEPSGTAGVPILEVLKRNEVHDVVAVVTRYFGGIKLGAGGLIRAYAGSAAEALAEVGLIQRVVMTTMDLTLEYPQFDTLNHWLSQNNYQTPVVNYTDKVNLTLPIETADIAHFTNSITELLNGRVVISVGDESFQEIPYEPNQEDA